One segment of Pan paniscus chromosome 20, NHGRI_mPanPan1-v2.0_pri, whole genome shotgun sequence DNA contains the following:
- the FSTL3 gene encoding follistatin-related protein 3 isoform X1, producing the protein MRPGAPGPLWPLPWGALAWAVGFVSSMGSGNPAPGGVCWLQQGQEATCSLVLQTDVTRAECCASGNIDTAWSNLTHPGNKINLLGFLGLVHCLPCKDSCDGVECGPGKACRMLGGRPRCECAPDCSGLPARLQVCGSDGATYRDECELRAARCRGHPDLSVMYRGRCRKSCEHVVCPRPQSCVVDQTGSAHCVVCRAAPCPVPSSPGQELCGNNNVTYISSCHMRQATCFLGRSIGVRHAGSCAGADAGRGHRPVLGAGEPPALRPQCSYRPLQAPLRSRQMVSRQKRKRTSCEPAGQAWAWCPRPPIIPCYLLPQQSLIYMPRTLPRAWIRTTWGSQNLPDDILEGLRKGGLGAGWWVG; encoded by the exons ATGCGTCCCGGGGCGCCAGGGCCACTCTGGCCTCTGCCCTGGGGGGCCCTGGCTTGGGCCGTGGGCTTCGTGAGCTCCATGGGCTCGGGGAACCCCGCGCCCG GTGGTGTTTGCTGGCTCCAGCAGGGCCAGGAGGCCACCTGCAGCCTGGTGCTCCAGACTGATGTCACCCGGGCCGAGTGCTGTGCCTCCGGCAACATTGACACCGCCTGGTCCAACCTCACCCACCCGGGGAACAAGATCAACCTCCTCGGCTTCTTGGGCCTTGTCCACTGCCTTCCCTGCAAAG ATTCGTGCGACGGCGTGGAGTGCGGCCCGGGCAAGGCGTGCCGCATGCTGGGGGGCCGCCCACGCTGCGAGTGCGCGCCCGACTGCTCGGGGCTCCCGGCGCGGCTGCAGGTCTGCGGCTCAGACGGCGCCACCTACCGCGACGAGTGCGAGCTGCGCGCCGCGCGCTGCCGCGGCCACCCGGACCTGAGCGTCATGTACCGGGGCCGCTGCCGCA AGTCCTGTGAGCACGTGGTGTGCCCGCGGCCACAGTCGTGCGTCGTGGACCAGACGGGCAGCGCCCACTGCGTGGTGTGTCGGGCGGCGCCCTGCCCTGTGCCCTCCAGCCCCGGCCAGGAGCTTTGCGGCAACAACAACGTCACCTACATCTCCTCGTGCCACATGCGCCAGGCCACCTGCTTCCTGGGCCGCTCCATCGGCGTGCGCCACGCGGGCAGCTGCGCAGGTGCAGACGCAGGGCGGGGGCACAGGCCTGTCCTGGGGGCCGGAGAACCCCCTGCCCTGCGCCCTCAATGCTCTTATCGACCCTTGCAGGCACCCCTAAGGAGCCGCCAGATGGTGAGTcggcagaagaggaagagaactTCGTGTGAGCCTGCAGGACAGGCCTGGGCCTGGTGCCCGAGGCCCCCCATCATCCCCTGTTATTTATTGCCACAGCAGAGTCTAATTTATATGCCACGGACACTCCCTAGAGCCTGGATTCGGACCACTTGGGGATCCCAGAACCTCCCTGACGATATCC
- the FSTL3 gene encoding follistatin-related protein 3 isoform X4, translating to MRPGAPGPLWPLPWGALAWAVGFVSSMGSGNPAPGGVCWLQQGQEATCSLVLQTDVTRAECCASGNIDTAWSNLTHPGNKINLLGFLGLVHCLPCKDSCDGVECGPGKACRMLGGRPRCECAPDCSGLPARLQVCGSDGATYRDECELRAARCRGHPDLSVMYRGRCRKSCEHVVCPRPQSCVVDQTGSAHCVVCRAAPCPVPSSPGQELCGNNNVTYISSCHMRQATCFLGRSIGVRHAGSCAGTPKEPPDESNLYATDTP from the exons ATGCGTCCCGGGGCGCCAGGGCCACTCTGGCCTCTGCCCTGGGGGGCCCTGGCTTGGGCCGTGGGCTTCGTGAGCTCCATGGGCTCGGGGAACCCCGCGCCCG GTGGTGTTTGCTGGCTCCAGCAGGGCCAGGAGGCCACCTGCAGCCTGGTGCTCCAGACTGATGTCACCCGGGCCGAGTGCTGTGCCTCCGGCAACATTGACACCGCCTGGTCCAACCTCACCCACCCGGGGAACAAGATCAACCTCCTCGGCTTCTTGGGCCTTGTCCACTGCCTTCCCTGCAAAG ATTCGTGCGACGGCGTGGAGTGCGGCCCGGGCAAGGCGTGCCGCATGCTGGGGGGCCGCCCACGCTGCGAGTGCGCGCCCGACTGCTCGGGGCTCCCGGCGCGGCTGCAGGTCTGCGGCTCAGACGGCGCCACCTACCGCGACGAGTGCGAGCTGCGCGCCGCGCGCTGCCGCGGCCACCCGGACCTGAGCGTCATGTACCGGGGCCGCTGCCGCA AGTCCTGTGAGCACGTGGTGTGCCCGCGGCCACAGTCGTGCGTCGTGGACCAGACGGGCAGCGCCCACTGCGTGGTGTGTCGGGCGGCGCCCTGCCCTGTGCCCTCCAGCCCCGGCCAGGAGCTTTGCGGCAACAACAACGTCACCTACATCTCCTCGTGCCACATGCGCCAGGCCACCTGCTTCCTGGGCCGCTCCATCGGCGTGCGCCACGCGGGCAGCTGCGCAG GCACCCCTAAGGAGCCGCCAGATG AGTCTAATTTATATGCCACGGACACTCCCTAG
- the FSTL3 gene encoding follistatin-related protein 3 isoform X2, which translates to MRPGAPGPLWPLPWGALAWAVGFVSSMGSGNPAPGGVCWLQQGQEATCSLVLQTDVTRAECCASGNIDTAWSNLTHPGNKINLLGFLGLVHCLPCKDSCDGVECGPGKACRMLGGRPRCECAPDCSGLPARLQVCGSDGATYRDECELRAARCRGHPDLSVMYRGRCRKSCEHVVCPRPQSCVVDQTGSAHCVVCRAAPCPVPSSPGQELCGNNNVTYISSCHMRQATCFLGRSIGVRHAGSCAGTPKEPPDGESAEEEENFV; encoded by the exons ATGCGTCCCGGGGCGCCAGGGCCACTCTGGCCTCTGCCCTGGGGGGCCCTGGCTTGGGCCGTGGGCTTCGTGAGCTCCATGGGCTCGGGGAACCCCGCGCCCG GTGGTGTTTGCTGGCTCCAGCAGGGCCAGGAGGCCACCTGCAGCCTGGTGCTCCAGACTGATGTCACCCGGGCCGAGTGCTGTGCCTCCGGCAACATTGACACCGCCTGGTCCAACCTCACCCACCCGGGGAACAAGATCAACCTCCTCGGCTTCTTGGGCCTTGTCCACTGCCTTCCCTGCAAAG ATTCGTGCGACGGCGTGGAGTGCGGCCCGGGCAAGGCGTGCCGCATGCTGGGGGGCCGCCCACGCTGCGAGTGCGCGCCCGACTGCTCGGGGCTCCCGGCGCGGCTGCAGGTCTGCGGCTCAGACGGCGCCACCTACCGCGACGAGTGCGAGCTGCGCGCCGCGCGCTGCCGCGGCCACCCGGACCTGAGCGTCATGTACCGGGGCCGCTGCCGCA AGTCCTGTGAGCACGTGGTGTGCCCGCGGCCACAGTCGTGCGTCGTGGACCAGACGGGCAGCGCCCACTGCGTGGTGTGTCGGGCGGCGCCCTGCCCTGTGCCCTCCAGCCCCGGCCAGGAGCTTTGCGGCAACAACAACGTCACCTACATCTCCTCGTGCCACATGCGCCAGGCCACCTGCTTCCTGGGCCGCTCCATCGGCGTGCGCCACGCGGGCAGCTGCGCAG GCACCCCTAAGGAGCCGCCAGATGGTGAGTcggcagaagaggaagagaactTCGTGTGA
- the FSTL3 gene encoding follistatin-related protein 3 isoform X3: protein MRPGAPGPLWPLPWGALAWAVGFVSSMGSGNPAPGGVCWLQQGQEATCSLVLQTDVTRAECCASGNIDTAWSNLTHPGNKINLLGFLGLVHCLPCKDSCDGVECGPGKACRMLGGRPRCECAPDCSGLPARLQVCGSDGATYRDECELRAARCRGHPDLSVMYRGRCRKSCEHVVCPRPQSCVVDQTGSAHCVVCRAAPCPVPSSPGQELCGNNNVTYISSCHMRQATCFLGRSIGVRHAGSCAGTPKEPPDAESNLYATDTP, encoded by the exons ATGCGTCCCGGGGCGCCAGGGCCACTCTGGCCTCTGCCCTGGGGGGCCCTGGCTTGGGCCGTGGGCTTCGTGAGCTCCATGGGCTCGGGGAACCCCGCGCCCG GTGGTGTTTGCTGGCTCCAGCAGGGCCAGGAGGCCACCTGCAGCCTGGTGCTCCAGACTGATGTCACCCGGGCCGAGTGCTGTGCCTCCGGCAACATTGACACCGCCTGGTCCAACCTCACCCACCCGGGGAACAAGATCAACCTCCTCGGCTTCTTGGGCCTTGTCCACTGCCTTCCCTGCAAAG ATTCGTGCGACGGCGTGGAGTGCGGCCCGGGCAAGGCGTGCCGCATGCTGGGGGGCCGCCCACGCTGCGAGTGCGCGCCCGACTGCTCGGGGCTCCCGGCGCGGCTGCAGGTCTGCGGCTCAGACGGCGCCACCTACCGCGACGAGTGCGAGCTGCGCGCCGCGCGCTGCCGCGGCCACCCGGACCTGAGCGTCATGTACCGGGGCCGCTGCCGCA AGTCCTGTGAGCACGTGGTGTGCCCGCGGCCACAGTCGTGCGTCGTGGACCAGACGGGCAGCGCCCACTGCGTGGTGTGTCGGGCGGCGCCCTGCCCTGTGCCCTCCAGCCCCGGCCAGGAGCTTTGCGGCAACAACAACGTCACCTACATCTCCTCGTGCCACATGCGCCAGGCCACCTGCTTCCTGGGCCGCTCCATCGGCGTGCGCCACGCGGGCAGCTGCGCAG GCACCCCTAAGGAGCCGCCAGATG CAGAGTCTAATTTATATGCCACGGACACTCCCTAG